A window of Mycobacteriales bacterium contains these coding sequences:
- a CDS encoding nicotinamide mononucleotide transporter has protein sequence MTGVTAWAAAALGWTAMWLCGRNQRTGWLLTVLASGLWLAINASLHVWAGVVASAVAAVIAAWNWLRWHAAPQPDSEPAPSPTGAVCRARRDCP, from the coding sequence ATGACGGGCGTCACCGCCTGGGCCGCGGCCGCTCTCGGCTGGACCGCGATGTGGCTATGCGGCCGAAACCAGCGCACCGGCTGGCTCCTCACCGTCCTCGCGAGCGGGCTGTGGCTGGCGATCAACGCGAGCTTGCACGTCTGGGCCGGCGTCGTCGCCTCCGCGGTGGCTGCTGTGATCGCCGCCTGGAACTGGCTGCGCTGGCACGCCGCGCCCCAGCCCGATTCCGAGCCAGCCCCGTCCCCGACGGGGGCCGTCTGTCGCGCCCGACGGGACTGCCCGTGA
- a CDS encoding TraM recognition domain-containing protein translates to MTPAPLPSPPPAGPLARWLVDPAGEWSRLLHHLDGLTVVTAPRVALAGGALAGAVAAAAWLRRRQLARLLRGARQVAILSPPEVEPDGAAALWDNLHDLLRPRWRRLAFGQPHLAFEYVWTVEGLSISLWVPGGVPRRLVEQAVEAAWPGAKTEVTDPAPAPLPPGGNATGGELRLAGPGWYPLRTEHPADPLRALIGAVGSLHTGERAAVQVLARPATGRALARCRRAARDVRSGRPASRLGRALDLLPAPGSRAGRAPVDPAASPDVRSILAKAEGALWTGAVRYAVATDAERTPVVRRTLRGRAHALASAFALHSGRNRLERHRLRQPVAALASRRLGHGSLLSTLELAGLAHLPTDVAVVGLTRAGARSVPPPPAVPRDPAAGIVLGDADAGPERAVVLRAADARHHVHVSGTTGGGKSTLLCNVVLQNAEAGRGTVVIDPKGDLITDVLARMSPAQRRGAIVLDPQAPGAPPTLNMLEVPDGVDADLVVEHLIGIFRRIFQQHWGPRTDDVLRAACLTLLRHPPGKLGQVPRLLTDTEFLNPYLLGIEDNPVLGGFWAWYIKQSDAQRAQVVGPVLNKLRAFLLRGFVREVVDQPRSSIDMAEVLDGGLLLCRVPKGLLGDDTARLLGSFVVAKVWQAATGRAALGEAVRVDAALIVDEFQNFLTLPRSFDEMLAEARGYRLALWLAHQHLGQLSREVGDAISTNARTKLAFTCSPEDAHRFARHFAPELSEHDLAHLAAYQVAVRTVVRGEDQAAFTARTRPPRPIGPPAEPQGRAA, encoded by the coding sequence ATGACCCCGGCCCCGCTGCCGAGCCCGCCACCGGCCGGGCCGCTCGCCCGCTGGCTCGTCGATCCGGCCGGCGAGTGGAGCCGACTGCTTCACCACCTTGACGGCCTGACCGTGGTGACGGCGCCCCGGGTCGCGCTGGCCGGGGGCGCGCTCGCCGGCGCCGTCGCCGCCGCGGCCTGGCTGCGCCGCCGGCAGCTCGCGCGGCTGCTTCGTGGCGCCCGCCAGGTGGCGATCCTCTCCCCGCCAGAGGTTGAGCCGGACGGCGCGGCCGCGCTGTGGGACAACCTGCACGACCTGCTCCGCCCACGCTGGCGGCGTCTCGCGTTCGGCCAGCCGCACCTCGCGTTCGAGTACGTCTGGACGGTCGAGGGCCTCTCGATCAGCCTGTGGGTGCCCGGCGGCGTACCGCGCCGCCTCGTCGAGCAGGCCGTCGAAGCCGCGTGGCCGGGTGCGAAGACCGAGGTGACGGACCCAGCACCCGCGCCACTCCCTCCCGGCGGAAACGCGACCGGCGGCGAGCTGCGGCTCGCCGGCCCTGGCTGGTACCCGCTGCGGACCGAGCACCCGGCCGACCCGCTGCGCGCGCTCATCGGCGCGGTCGGGTCACTGCACACCGGCGAACGCGCCGCCGTGCAGGTGCTCGCCCGGCCCGCGACCGGCCGCGCGCTCGCCCGCTGTCGCCGCGCCGCCCGGGACGTCCGGTCTGGCCGCCCCGCGTCCCGGCTGGGACGGGCACTCGACCTCCTGCCTGCGCCGGGCAGCCGGGCCGGCCGGGCGCCGGTCGACCCGGCCGCCAGCCCTGACGTCCGGTCGATCCTCGCCAAAGCCGAAGGTGCGCTGTGGACCGGTGCCGTCCGCTACGCCGTCGCCACCGACGCCGAGCGGACGCCCGTCGTACGGCGGACGCTGCGCGGGCGCGCGCACGCGCTCGCCTCGGCGTTCGCGTTGCACAGCGGCCGTAACCGGCTGGAACGGCACCGGCTGCGGCAGCCCGTCGCGGCGCTCGCCTCCCGCCGCCTCGGTCACGGCAGCCTGCTGTCCACCCTCGAGCTGGCTGGGCTCGCGCACCTGCCCACCGACGTCGCCGTCGTCGGGCTCACCCGCGCCGGTGCCCGTTCGGTGCCGCCGCCACCCGCGGTCCCACGCGACCCGGCGGCTGGCATCGTCCTCGGCGACGCGGACGCCGGCCCGGAACGGGCGGTCGTGCTGCGCGCCGCCGATGCGCGTCATCACGTGCACGTCTCCGGGACGACCGGCGGTGGCAAGTCCACGTTGCTGTGCAACGTCGTGCTGCAGAACGCCGAAGCCGGCCGCGGCACCGTGGTGATTGACCCCAAGGGCGACCTCATCACCGACGTGTTGGCGCGCATGTCGCCGGCGCAGCGGCGCGGCGCGATCGTCCTGGACCCGCAGGCGCCCGGTGCGCCGCCGACGCTGAACATGCTCGAAGTCCCGGACGGCGTCGACGCGGACCTCGTCGTCGAGCACCTCATCGGCATCTTCCGGCGCATCTTCCAGCAGCACTGGGGTCCGCGCACCGACGACGTGCTGCGCGCCGCGTGCCTCACCCTGCTGCGCCACCCGCCGGGCAAGCTCGGCCAGGTTCCACGGTTGCTCACCGACACCGAGTTCCTCAACCCGTACCTGCTCGGCATCGAGGACAACCCGGTCCTCGGCGGCTTCTGGGCCTGGTACATCAAGCAGTCCGACGCGCAGCGCGCCCAAGTTGTCGGCCCGGTGCTGAACAAGCTCCGCGCCTTCCTGCTGCGCGGGTTCGTCCGGGAGGTCGTCGACCAGCCGCGGTCCAGCATCGACATGGCCGAGGTTCTCGACGGTGGCCTGTTGCTGTGCCGCGTCCCTAAGGGACTGCTCGGCGACGACACCGCCCGGCTGCTCGGCTCGTTCGTCGTGGCGAAGGTGTGGCAGGCCGCCACCGGCCGCGCGGCGCTCGGTGAGGCGGTCCGGGTCGACGCGGCCCTGATCGTCGACGAGTTCCAGAACTTCCTCACCCTGCCGCGCTCCTTCGACGAGATGTTGGCCGAGGCCCGCGGATACCGGTTGGCGCTGTGGCTCGCGCACCAGCACTTGGGCCAGCTCTCCCGCGAGGTCGGTGACGCGATCTCCACCAACGCGCGGACCAAGCTCGCGTTCACCTGCTCCCCGGAAGACGCCCACCGCTTCGCCCGGCATTTCGCACCGGAGCTCTCCGAGCACGACCTCGCGCACCTTGCCGCCTACCAGGTCGCGGTGCGCACCGTCGTCCGCGGTGAGGACCAGGCCGCGTTCACGGCGCGGACCCGCCCGCCGCGGCCGATCGGTCCGCCGGCGGAACCGCAGGGGAGGGCGGCGTGA
- a CDS encoding replication-relaxation family protein — protein sequence MGHSRGLPPWVEERLAAVGDRLTARDLTILRTLEQHVVLTTEQLTRLLFSSPVSAQHRLAVLHHYDLVDRFHERKDTGGHTSFRYVLGEAGAAVLALRRHGETDQGSDPRRPETPVRLDPRYRQPHHKIRVEHSQRLAHTLGVNELATALAGHARRTPGAALERWSSERRCRLWCGETARPDARLVWTENGRSVDVLLEYDRGTENHHRLLDKIPGYRALQRDRGIASWVVFAFPSAGREAELRRAFADIDDVPIATAVPGCPADAIWLPLRATRRLRLAELADVDIPLPARLRAASDSARSWRYANHDDEEVHIERT from the coding sequence ATGGGGCATAGCAGAGGGCTTCCGCCCTGGGTCGAGGAACGGCTGGCCGCCGTAGGCGACCGTCTCACCGCCCGCGACCTCACGATCCTGCGGACGCTCGAGCAGCACGTCGTGCTCACCACCGAGCAGCTCACCCGTCTGCTGTTCAGCTCGCCTGTCAGCGCGCAGCACCGTCTCGCCGTTCTGCACCACTACGACCTGGTGGACCGCTTCCACGAACGCAAGGACACCGGAGGACACACCTCGTTCCGCTACGTCCTCGGAGAAGCGGGAGCCGCTGTCCTCGCGCTACGCCGCCACGGCGAAACCGACCAGGGCAGCGACCCTCGCCGGCCGGAGACCCCGGTGCGGCTCGATCCGCGCTACCGGCAGCCGCACCACAAGATCCGCGTCGAGCACTCCCAGCGGCTTGCGCACACCCTCGGCGTGAACGAGCTCGCCACCGCCCTCGCCGGCCACGCCCGCCGTACACCCGGTGCCGCCCTGGAACGCTGGTCCTCCGAACGCCGCTGCCGCCTCTGGTGCGGTGAGACTGCCCGCCCGGACGCCCGTCTCGTCTGGACTGAGAACGGCCGCTCAGTTGACGTGCTGCTGGAGTACGACCGCGGCACCGAGAACCACCACCGGCTACTCGACAAGATCCCGGGCTACCGCGCCCTTCAGCGAGACCGCGGCATCGCAAGCTGGGTCGTCTTCGCGTTCCCCAGCGCCGGCCGCGAAGCCGAGCTGCGGCGCGCCTTCGCCGACATCGACGACGTGCCGATCGCAACAGCCGTTCCGGGCTGTCCGGCCGACGCGATCTGGCTGCCGCTTCGCGCTACCCGCCGTCTCCGTCTCGCCGAACTCGCCGACGTCGACATTCCGCTTCCCGCCCGGCTTCGTGCCGCCTCTGACAGCGCCCGTTCCTGGCGCTACGCCAACCACGACGACGAGGAGGTTCATATCGAGCGCACGTGA
- a CDS encoding DUF3846 domain-containing protein, whose product MRALKLTAAGEIAELDLDLTPDVVRREVGGFAQVPLFDDPATALIVDEDARPRRLPVNSTATRLVRYRRLGAPILGDALVVGIDEDGNWAACPVLDLTGAPWSVTVYHNTNREALAPSRGYQHGDPLTLVARYHTIATSVDAVLDRAWFLFNVGDDPDFGPPAPVAVAYRERRNRSLSVGDVLAVTDGNVFAVASPSGFTWVETLTVTNATTHGTTPLDGAS is encoded by the coding sequence ATGCGCGCGCTGAAGCTGACCGCCGCCGGCGAAATCGCCGAGCTCGACCTCGACCTCACCCCTGATGTCGTGCGGCGCGAAGTCGGCGGTTTCGCGCAGGTACCGCTGTTCGACGACCCAGCGACCGCTCTGATCGTCGACGAGGACGCCAGACCGCGGCGGCTGCCGGTCAACTCGACCGCGACTCGGCTGGTCCGCTACCGGCGGCTCGGCGCACCGATCCTCGGCGACGCGCTCGTCGTCGGCATCGACGAGGACGGCAACTGGGCGGCGTGTCCGGTGCTCGACCTGACCGGTGCGCCGTGGTCGGTCACCGTCTACCACAACACCAACCGCGAAGCTCTGGCACCGTCGCGTGGCTATCAGCACGGTGACCCGCTGACGCTCGTCGCGCGGTACCACACGATCGCGACCAGCGTCGACGCGGTGCTGGACCGCGCGTGGTTCCTCTTCAACGTCGGCGACGATCCGGACTTCGGGCCGCCTGCGCCGGTCGCCGTCGCGTACCGGGAACGGCGCAACCGCAGCCTCAGCGTCGGTGATGTGCTCGCCGTCACCGACGGCAATGTCTTCGCCGTAGCCTCGCCCAGCGGCTTCACGTGGGTCGAGACGCTGACCGTCACCAACGCAACCACGCACGGAACGACGCCGCTGGACGGTGCGTCGTGA